In Candidatus Tectomicrobia bacterium, a single window of DNA contains:
- a CDS encoding lyase has translation MEMQSYPVPKGAHPHDVAPAAGGGVWYTAQHQGALGWLDPKTGRTEHIPLGGGSAPHGVIVGPDGAPWVTDSGLNAIVRVDPKTRAVKRYPLAGRGYANLNTAAFDGRGVLWFTGQNGVYGSVDPRTGQVKVYDAPKGRGPYGIAATPDGSVYYVSLAGSYLARIDTGTGAAEVIEPPTPEQGARRVWSDSKGRLWISEWNSGNVSRFDPKTKGWKVWKLPGESPRAYSVYVDERDIVWLTDFSANAVVRFDPETEKFQAFPSPRPGARVRQMLGRPGEVWAPESGTDHLVVLRTR, from the coding sequence GTGGAGATGCAGTCTTACCCCGTGCCCAAGGGTGCCCATCCGCACGATGTGGCCCCCGCCGCCGGTGGCGGGGTCTGGTACACCGCCCAGCACCAGGGGGCCCTGGGCTGGCTCGACCCGAAGACGGGCAGGACCGAGCACATCCCCCTCGGCGGGGGGTCCGCACCCCACGGGGTGATCGTCGGGCCGGACGGCGCTCCCTGGGTCACCGACAGCGGCCTGAACGCCATCGTGCGGGTAGACCCCAAGACGCGCGCGGTGAAGCGCTACCCGCTCGCCGGCCGGGGCTACGCCAACCTGAACACCGCCGCCTTCGACGGCCGGGGCGTCCTCTGGTTCACGGGCCAGAACGGGGTGTACGGCAGCGTCGACCCCAGGACGGGGCAGGTGAAGGTCTATGACGCGCCCAAGGGGCGCGGCCCCTACGGCATCGCCGCGACGCCGGACGGCTCCGTCTACTACGTCTCGCTGGCGGGGAGCTATCTCGCCCGCATCGATACCGGGACGGGCGCGGCCGAGGTGATCGAGCCCCCGACGCCGGAGCAGGGGGCGCGGCGGGTATGGTCCGATTCCAAGGGGAGGCTCTGGATCAGTGAGTGGAACAGCGGGAACGTGAGCCGCTTCGACCCGAAGACGAAGGGGTGGAAGGTGTGGAAACTCCCGGGCGAGAGCCCGCGCGCCTATTCGGTCTACGTGGACGAAAGGGACATCGTCTGGCTCACCGACTTCTCGGCCAACGCCGTCGTCCGCTTCGATCCGGAGACGGAGAAATTCCAGGCCTTCCCGAGCCCGCGCCCCGGGGCGCGCGTCCGCCAGATGCTGGGCCGCCCGGGGGAGG